From Micromonospora auratinigra:
ATGCTGGCGATCGGCCCGGAGCGGTTCCGGGAGCTGCTGGCCGGCTACCACGCCGTCGACGAGCACTTCCGCAGCACGCCGGTGGAGCGCAACGTGCCGGCGCTGCTGGGCCTGCTCAACGTCTGGTACACGGACTTCCTCGACGCGCAGACGCATGCGGTGCTGCCCTACTCCCAGTACCTGCACCGGTTCCCGGCCTACCTGCAGCAGCTCACCATGGAGAGCAACGGCAAGTCGGTGACCGTCGAGGGCGCCCCGGTGACGTACCCGACCGGGGAGATCTTCTGGGGCGAGCCCGGCACCAACGGCCAGCACGCCTTCTACCAGCTGATCCACCAGGGCACCCGGCTGGTCCCGGCGGACTTCATCGCGTTCAGCCAGCCCAACCACGGCCTCGGCGACATGCACGACCTGTTCATGTCGAACTTCTTCGCGCAGACCGCGGCGCTGGCCTTCGGCCGGACCAAGGAGCAGGTGGAGGCGGAGGGGACGGCCGCCGCGGTGGTGCCGCACCGGGTGATGCCGGGCAACCACCCGACCACCTCGATCATCGCGCCGAAGCTCACCCCGTCGACGCTGGGCCAGCTGATCGCGCTCTACGAGCACATCGTCTTCACCGAGGCCGCGGTCTGGGACATCAACGCGTTCGACCAGTGGGGGGTGGAGCTGGGCAAGGTGATGGCGAACCAGCTCGCCCCGAAGCTGACCGGCGGCACGCCGGACCTGGGCGACGTCGACTCGTCGACCGCGGCGCTGATCCGCCGCTACCGGGCCCAGCGCGGCCGGGACTGACCGGTACGCCGGTGGCGGCGGCCGCTGGGTCGTCGCCACCGGACCGCCGGTCGGGCCGGCGGCGTGGGCACCGCCGGGTCAGGCGCCGGACCGGACCGGCGCGAGCGACTCGGTCAGTCGGCGAGCAGGTCGGCGTGGGCGGCGCGCAGGCGGGCCAGCGTCGGGTCGCCGGCCGGGGCGCGACGGTCCAGTTCGGCCCACACCTCGGCGAGGGCGTCGGCGAACGCCCGCCGCTCGGCGGCGTGCCGCCGGCTGCTCTGCCGGTGCAGCTCCTCCAGGCGGCGGGCCCACCCGGCGCTGATCGTGGCGATCCGGTCGGCGTCGGCCCGGGCCTGCGCCGCCGTGCGGGCGGCGGCCGCGGGGACGATCGCCGCGATCGGGCGGGAATCGCCGTCGCGGGTGACGACGGTGACGGTGTCGGTCAGCTCGGCGAGGGCGACGAGCTGGGTGAGCCGGGTGCGGATCTCGCGCAGCGGCAGGGTTCGCGGCTGGGGGGACCGGTCGGCCAGAGCGGGGGCAGCCATGGACACATGTTCACGTCCGGGTATGACAAAACCGCGGACGTGACCGGCGGTCAGGCCGTCCACTCCGGGGCGAGCACCGACCAGACCTCCATGTCCGCCCGGCCGTCGGGGCCGGGGGCCGCCGCCCGCAACACGCCGTCGCGGCGCATGCCCAACCGTCGGGCGACGGCGATGCTGCGCTCGTTGCCGGCCTTGGTGACCCACTCGACCCGGTGGATGCCCCGGTCCCGGACCGCCCAGTCGATGACCACCCGGGCGGCGCGGGTGACCAGGCCCTGCCCCTCGGCCGCCGGCTCCAGCCAGCACCCGGCCTCGCAGACGCCGCTGGTGGTGTCGAAGGAGACGAAGAGCACCCCGCCG
This genomic window contains:
- a CDS encoding GNAT family N-acetyltransferase, with translation MFARPLTDDAELRPLEPWHSGEFLANLDRCREHISPWVGASFVATDAESARRVLQNYADRWARDGGGIWGIWQRGTLVGGVLFVSFDTTSGVCEAGCWLEPAAEGQGLVTRAARVVIDWAVRDRGIHRVEWVTKAGNERSIAVARRLGMRRDGVLRAAAPGPDGRADMEVWSVLAPEWTA